Proteins encoded by one window of Monoglobus pectinilyticus:
- a CDS encoding Shedu immune nuclease family protein → MFGTMNQDSYMDPIEGKTYISPSIKNKYGIEDSIRIVTRAIDSKETYEMVKIKDEIVLRETVGGKNIITAKVFEGSRNILVLNIQEYTAKTGNPHKLGFAFIGDEITKLYSFIRDVQTMHFGSKRYQRLSDDDIEYIEITDQQAKRMVEENQELFSNILRSQITNEDVVTIGYRKKQIEIFKKFLVDKNYFSDVKNKYNYSSEKVWQTFFEKNPWIFGYGLGYVFLSSLDDKKLEQIVQGFNINGYGKRVDGLMKTKGVISNLCFVEIKTDSTNLLEITSYRSGCYAASRELVGAIAQVQGTVAAAVKSLSEKLSITDKSGNPTGEEIYSYQPKAFLVIGNLMNLKLKMV, encoded by the coding sequence ATGTTTGGTACAATGAACCAAGATAGCTATATGGATCCAATCGAGGGGAAGACATATATTAGCCCGTCGATAAAAAATAAATATGGAATAGAAGATAGTATTCGTATTGTGACAAGAGCGATCGATTCAAAAGAAACATATGAAATGGTTAAAATCAAGGATGAAATTGTATTAAGGGAAACAGTGGGTGGCAAGAACATCATTACAGCAAAAGTCTTTGAGGGCAGCAGAAATATTCTTGTTTTAAATATACAAGAATATACTGCTAAAACAGGAAATCCCCATAAACTTGGCTTTGCGTTTATCGGAGACGAAATAACAAAGCTTTATTCATTTATTAGAGATGTTCAAACTATGCATTTTGGCAGCAAACGATACCAGCGTTTATCAGATGATGATATTGAGTATATCGAAATAACAGATCAGCAAGCAAAGCGAATGGTCGAAGAAAATCAAGAACTGTTTTCGAATATACTACGTTCTCAAATAACAAACGAAGATGTTGTAACTATTGGTTATAGAAAAAAGCAAATAGAAATATTTAAAAAGTTTCTTGTAGATAAAAATTATTTTTCTGATGTAAAAAATAAGTATAACTATTCTTCTGAGAAGGTATGGCAGACTTTTTTTGAGAAGAATCCGTGGATTTTTGGATATGGGTTAGGATATGTATTTTTAAGTAGTCTCGATGACAAAAAATTAGAACAAATTGTACAAGGATTTAATATCAATGGTTATGGAAAAAGGGTAGATGGGTTAATGAAAACAAAGGGGGTTATTTCTAACCTTTGTTTTGTTGAAATTAAGACCGATAGTACGAATTTGCTTGAAATAACATCATATCGTTCGGGATGCTATGCTGCTTCGAGAGAATTGGTTGGAGCTATCGCCCAAGTCCAAGGAACCGTAGCAGCTGCAGTAAAAAGTTTGTCTGAAAAACTTTCAATAACAGATAAAAGCGGTAATCCTACTGGAGAGGAAATTTATAGTTATCAACCCAAAGCATTTTTAGTGATTGGAAACTTAATGAATTTAAAACTGAAAATGGTATAA
- a CDS encoding restriction endonuclease subunit S — protein sequence MVNNITESKDSLKWCSVSLADVISRGKRLEASVFDVEAKRARQIIANGKYPLTTIGGEKGLTTSYTGARFKRIWVENSDMPIYQPSTIVDIKPTPDGYISHLTQTNIDALRVHKGQILMTCSGTIGKVSYVSETLNDLIFSHDLLRIDCKHNVDQGYIYAYLKSKIGNKILLTNSYGAVITHIEPEHLSSVPIPNAPDEVKGKINDLVVESYKLRDESNDLIDEATELLIQELKLPPIKDFNVDYYKMDASVGTFSIKLSHMCGRADASYHVPIVAAIVEHLNKYAAEVTNIGDKRISKDIILAGVFKRTYVEEGYGYPFLGGKEITQLNPKTEKYLSKPIHKKRYEKELKVTENTILVTDRGTIGITTLVPKQWNGYAVSQNVLKLIPANEKIAGYIYIFLNSEWGNELVRRQTYGSVVDMIDNNSLASVEIPLLKNEDIQKKINGLALEANKKRYEAYLLEQEALRIMDEEVIYAR from the coding sequence ATGGTAAATAATATTACTGAGAGTAAAGATTCTCTTAAATGGTGTTCTGTTTCTTTGGCAGATGTAATATCACGAGGAAAACGCCTCGAAGCAAGTGTTTTTGATGTAGAAGCAAAACGGGCTCGGCAGATAATAGCAAACGGCAAATATCCGCTTACAACTATTGGCGGAGAAAAAGGATTGACAACATCATATACGGGTGCTAGATTTAAACGAATTTGGGTTGAGAATTCGGATATGCCAATATATCAACCATCAACAATAGTTGATATTAAGCCCACACCTGATGGTTATATTTCTCATTTAACACAAACTAATATTGACGCTTTAAGAGTACATAAAGGTCAGATTTTAATGACTTGTTCAGGGACAATTGGAAAAGTTTCGTATGTTTCTGAAACGCTAAATGATTTAATTTTCAGCCATGATTTACTTAGAATAGACTGTAAGCACAATGTAGATCAAGGATACATTTACGCTTATTTAAAAAGTAAAATTGGCAATAAAATTCTACTTACAAATAGTTATGGTGCTGTTATTACACATATAGAACCTGAACACCTTTCATCAGTTCCGATTCCTAATGCTCCTGATGAAGTTAAAGGAAAAATTAATGATTTAGTAGTAGAATCATATAAATTGCGTGACGAATCAAATGATTTGATTGATGAAGCGACAGAATTGCTGATACAAGAGTTAAAACTACCACCAATAAAGGATTTCAATGTAGATTATTACAAAATGGATGCTTCTGTAGGCACGTTTAGTATTAAATTAAGCCACATGTGTGGAAGAGCTGATGCTTCATATCATGTTCCGATTGTTGCTGCAATCGTTGAACATCTTAATAAATATGCCGCGGAAGTGACCAATATAGGTGATAAACGAATAAGTAAGGATATAATTCTTGCAGGTGTTTTCAAACGTACATATGTTGAAGAAGGTTATGGCTATCCTTTTTTAGGAGGCAAAGAAATAACACAGTTAAATCCCAAGACTGAAAAGTATCTATCTAAACCGATTCATAAAAAACGTTATGAAAAGGAACTAAAAGTTACGGAGAATACAATTTTGGTAACCGATAGAGGTACAATCGGAATAACTACTCTTGTACCAAAGCAGTGGAATGGATATGCAGTGAGTCAAAATGTGTTAAAATTAATACCCGCTAACGAAAAAATTGCTGGATACATCTATATTTTTCTAAATAGTGAATGGGGTAATGAGTTGGTGCGCAGACAAACTTATGGCTCTGTTGTAGATATGATTGATAATAATAGCTTAGCTTCTGTTGAAATCCCATTGCTTAAAAATGAAGACATTCAAAAAAAAATTAATGGCTTGGCGTTAGAGGCAAACAAAAAGCGATATGAAGCATATCTTTTAGAGCAAGAAGCTTTAAGGATTATGGATGAAGAAGTTATATACGCTAGGTAG